AAATGAGGGTTTAGGCGCTGCTGGATTGTTGTGATGGTATTCACCAAAGCCGAGAGCCCCTCCAGCGCATAGTACTCACACTGCATGGGAATCAACACGCCTGTGCAGGCAGAAAGGCCGTTTACAGTAAGCATATTCAGCGAAGGTGGGCAGTCGATAAGAATATAATCATATTGGTCTACGGCTTCGGACAGAGCATTTTTCAACCGGTATTCGCGGTTTTCCAACGCCAACATTTCAACTTCAGCAGCCGTCAGATCACCGTTAGCGGGCAATATTTTGTAGTGCCCCTCTGGAGAGGTGTGCAAAGCATTTTCCAGGCGTGTCAGCCCCATTAGCACGTCATAAATCGAAAACTCGACAGCGTTTTTGTCCACACCACTGCCCATGGTGGCATTACCCTGTGGGTCCAAGTCTACCAGTAGGACACGCTTCTTAGTGGCCGCCAATGAGGCCGCAAGATTTACGCAGGTTGTGGTTTTGCCCACGCCGCCTTTCTGGTTTGCAATAGCGTAAATATGTGCCACTTAAATGCCTTTAACTCTTTGAATTTATTGAATATTCTTTCTCGACAGGACGATAAGGCAACGCTGCTCTTCTAGCCCTGGCACCTGCAGTGCGTGCGAGGCATCGACCATATAGTGTTTTTCCAATTCGCTCAACTCATGATCAGGAAAAACTCCCTTCATGGCCCAAAATTTACCGTTTTCCTTGATCAAGTGCTGGCAGTTGTCGATCATATCTTTCAATGATGCGAACGCTCGGCTGATAACACCCTCAAATAACGGCTCGGGCTTAAACGCTTCAACTCGACGGTTTTCAATTTCAACATTGTCCAACCCAAGCGCTTGTTTCACCTGAAACAAAAACCGCGTTTTTTTACCAGCTGAGTCTAAAAGAGTGAAATGTTTGTTGGGGTAGGTAATAGCCAAAGGAATACCGGGTAAACCACCACCGGTACCCACATCGATAAAACGCTCACCCTCGAGTAAATGGGCGATGCTGAGGCTATCGAGCAGGTGTTTGGTCACCATCTCCTCGGGGTCGCGGATAGCCGATAGGTTGTAGGCTTTATTCCACTTAATGAAAAGCTCCAAATATGCCTCAAGGGCACTTATCTGAGCGTCGGTTAATGCAATTGGCAAGGATGCACAGCCACGGGAAAGCTGAGTTCGCCAGCTTTGAGCAGATATATCTTGAGAATTGGACACGATTTAGGGAGTTGGCATTGTTTAAATGGGGATTATAGCGGGTGTTGCCCTCACCGTTGTTATAATTCTTTTGGGCCTACTTGCCGCAACGGCAAACAGCATCACTTACTGGTCTTGATTCGGCAACACCAATCGCGCCTCCACACCACCAGCTTGGCGCTGTAAAACCACCATGGTACCGCCGTGTGCCTCTACTATTTCGCGACACAGCGGTAAGCCCACACCGCTGCCATTGGGCTTGGTGGTGTAAAACGGCAACAACATATTTTCCATGGTTGC
The Teredinibacter franksiae DNA segment above includes these coding regions:
- the rsmG gene encoding 16S rRNA (guanine(527)-N(7))-methyltransferase RsmG, which translates into the protein MPIALTDAQISALEAYLELFIKWNKAYNLSAIRDPEEMVTKHLLDSLSIAHLLEGERFIDVGTGGGLPGIPLAITYPNKHFTLLDSAGKKTRFLFQVKQALGLDNVEIENRRVEAFKPEPLFEGVISRAFASLKDMIDNCQHLIKENGKFWAMKGVFPDHELSELEKHYMVDASHALQVPGLEEQRCLIVLSRKNIQ
- a CDS encoding ParA family protein — protein: MAHIYAIANQKGGVGKTTTCVNLAASLAATKKRVLLVDLDPQGNATMGSGVDKNAVEFSIYDVLMGLTRLENALHTSPEGHYKILPANGDLTAAEVEMLALENREYRLKNALSEAVDQYDYILIDCPPSLNMLTVNGLSACTGVLIPMQCEYYALEGLSALVNTITTIQQRLNPHLKIEGLLRTMYDPRNSLTGDVSAQLHNHFGDRVYRTCVPRNVRLAEAPSFGMPVLAYDKQSKGAMAYIALAGEILRRNETNSPELATA